The following DNA comes from Rhodospirillaceae bacterium.
GTCGAGCCCGCCCTGAAAGGCGTAACCGAGTGTATGGGTGTAATCCACGTCGATAAATTGGCTTCCGGCATCTACATCAAAGAAGAAGGTGCCGTTGAGCCCGACCCCTAAATACGGACTTAATCTGCCCTTAGGCAAAAAATGATATTGAAGACTAAGGGTCGGGGGCAACAACCGGACAGTTCCCAAATTAAGATCACCAAGGGTCGAGTTATCAACTTTCACCCGGTTTTTAGTGGTCGCTAAAATTAACTCCGCCGCAATGTTATCAGTGAAAAAGTAACTGAAATCCAATTCAGGAATGACCGTGCTATCAACACCTGCACTGCCGCCGAACTGGTCCGTCGTACCATCAACATCCGGATTGAATGATAGGCCGCGCAACCGGATCAGGATGTCGCCTTTATCCTTTGCAAATACCGGAGCCGACGTTGCCAAACCGGCAATGACTACAATTGGTAAAATCGCCCAAACGAATGTTTTAAATCCAAATTTCCTACTCATTTCACCATCCCCAGTTTTAACACCCACAAACGAAGCGGGGGAAATTATAGGAAATAAAAGCTAACTTTGCATCAAATATTGTCTAAATAACTCTAGTTAAGAATAACTATAACTATCATTATAATTATTTGTTTTGAACTTCAGTTGCTGGCTGAAGACTGTATTTTGCTTCTCCTTCAAGCCGTAATCTTTCGGAAGCACCATCAACTTGGCTCTGTAGTTCTTTCATAAAAGTTTTGCGATCGAGACCTTGGGGTATCGCTGGCAGTACCTCCATAACAATACAGCCGGGATACTTCATGTAACCGCTACGGCCCCAAAAACTGCCGGAGTTCACCGCGACCGGAATCAACGGAACATCAGCATCTTTGTATATCGCGGCAACGCCCGGTTGATAGGTTCCAGGCTGGCCCGGCAATGATCGGGTGCCTTCGGGGAAAATGATGACCTTACGCCCTTCGCCCAAAGCACGGCGGGTTTCGCGAATAACTTGCTTAAGCGTTGAAGCACCGCCCGCCCGATCAATAGCAATGTGCCCGGCTTTACGCAGGGTTAATCCGTAGAGGGGGATTCGCAACAGTTCCTTTTTCAAAATGTATGCGGGATCGCGGTCCAACAGATAATAGATCGCTGTGTCCCAAGCTGATTCGTGTTTGCTGGCAAAGATTGCTGGCCCATCGGGAATATTTTCCATCCCTCTTATTTCGTAGCGAAGGCCGACAATTGTCCGTAGCAGCCACATGGTCACGTACATCCACACACGAATAATCGCCTGAGAAACCGAACGCGGAAACGGCAATAGAATCCCATTTAAGATCACGATAAACGTCGACCAAGAGATAAATGTAAAAACATAAATAAGCGAAAGAATGGCCTGCATGTCTTAACCTAATCCGTTAATTATTCTGGAGAAGTTTTTGGCCTGCGTGGCGGATCCACACCAGCAGATATTTATTGTATTCTCTCATTAACAAACCCGCAGTCCCTGGCCAAGCCCACCAACGATCCCGTTTAAATGTTACCGGTAAAACTGAATGAGGTGAGAACTCAGCTGTTGGCATGGCGTAGCGAAATTCCAATAGACTGCGTGGCATATGGTAGTTCGAGGTCACGATGATCAAACTCTTGTAATTTTGTTTTTTAATCCATGCTGCTGTTTCTATGGCATTTCCTTCTGTGTTGGCCGCATCCTCACCGATTTCCACACAACACGCTAATTCAGCCGGAGCATTTTGATAAAGCGTCAGGAGTCTTTTGACGTCCACTCCCTTATAAACGCCTGAAACAAAAAGTTTTTTTGCTCTTTTTTCGGCCAAGAACTTAAGGCCGGCGCTTAATCTACCACTGCCTCCAGTTAAAACCACAATCGCATCCGCCGATGGCTCAGCATTTTCGACATGGCTTGGAATAGCGTCGGCAAAGATAAACAGTCCGATCCCCCAACCAAATCCGACAATCAGGAGAATGCCTAGAAGCCCAGAAAAAAACCGTCGTAGGGAATTATTACGCTGCGGTCTTGCCATCTCTGCATATGCTCCCCTACAGCATCCGACCGAGGTTGCGCATGACCGTCACCCGCGCCGTCAGCATCGCGATCAGGGCGACGATGATCGGCAGAAAAACCAATGCCGACCAGTGCACCATGGTCATGTTGAATTCAGGGATAAGGCCGGAGTCCATTTGCTCTGCCAAAGCGCGGATCCCCCACAGCGTCGGCGCTGCCAACAAGAGACCCAAGAAACCGCCCTTGAGACCCAGAACCAAGGCCCTGTGCGCAAATTGGCCAGCAACGTATACATCTTGAGCCCCGATCAGGTGAAGTACCTCTATCGCGCCCTGATGAACCGCCAGGCTTGTGCGCGTCGTAAAGACGACCGTGCCCACGGTAGCAACGGTGATCAAGGCCAGCACCAACGCCGCCAACCCTTCAATGGTCCGCAAAAGACGAACAAGCTGGTCCAGCCAAACCCGGTGGTCATCGACTGAGATCCCCGGCGAAATTGCGGAGACCCGTTTGCTAAGCGCTGCGACATCAATTTGCACTCCCGGCTTCAACTTCACATCGATTAAAGCTGGGATCGGCAGTTCCTCTGACCCGCTCACAGCGCCCAGCCATGGCTCCAATAGCGCAAATATGCGTCCTTTGCTTAAGGGTTCGGCACTGGCCACCCCATCGGTCGCGCGTACTGCTCGAAGCACAGCCTGAAGAAGAACCGCGTCTTGCGAAGGTGTGTCGGTCGGGGCGATCTGAACGCTTAGAGTTCCGGCAACGCCTTTGTCCCATTTTTCCGTCAGCGCATTCAGAACAGCCAAGCCCATAAGCGCCATAATCGCCAAATAGACCATGAACGCGATTAAAAATGGCAGATAGCGCCCGAGCGAGTCCCGGTCCAAGGGCAAATCGGCACGACGGCCTAAAAATTTCGTCAACATTTTAGGCCGCAGTCCCAGACCGGTGATTGCTTTTTGTTTCTGCCGCTGAGGTCGAATTGTTCTCGGAAGTCGATTCCGTTGTGACCAAATTTCCCGCTTCCAGGACCAAACAAGGGTGGCCCAAGTTCTTCACGAGGTGTTCGTTGTGGGTGGCGATAATGACGGTCGTGCCGAGTTTGTTTAGTTCGTCGAACAAATGCATCAGGCGAAGCGCCATTTTATCATCGACGTTTCCAGTCGGCTCGTCAGCCAGCAAAATTTTGGGACGGGCAATGACAGCCCGCGCAATTGCAACCCGCTGCTGCTGTCCGCCCGATAAGGTCGGTGGACGGGACTTCATGTGATCTTTGAGACCGACCCAACTTAAAAGCTCGGCTACATGCGTCTGCACATCGGCTTCCCTGATCCCAGCTACACGCAAAGGCAAAGCCACATTATCGAACGTTGAAAGATGCTCCAGCAGTCTAAATTCTTGGAAGACAACGCCGATTCGCCGCCTTAACGCCGGAAGATCAACTCTTGGGGTGGTTGCGATGTCTCGCCCGAATAGCGAAATTAACCCCCGTGAAGGCTTCAATGCCAAGTACATTAACTTAAGCAAAGACGACTTGCCTGCGCCACTTTCCCCAATAAGGAAATGGAACGAACCGGTGCCAAGCTCAAATGAGATATCCCGCAGAACTTCAGGCCCTAGACCATATCTTAGGCCAACGTTCTCAAACCGGATTACGCTCTCTATCTCGTCCATTTTTTAAACTGTATCCGTAAATTCTAACCGCACAATGACACGGCACTAGCAGGGGCGTCCAGGATCGAGAATACGCCTTCTCTTGCGTTGTGATTCTCAAATGCCTATAAATAGCAGGAAGTTAACATGACTCGTTGTTAATTATCGCGGGCGACCCATGATTATAAATTGCGCCTCGTGTTCGACACGATACGCCATAGACATACAACTGTTGGCACCATCGGGTAAAACCGTACGGTGTTCTAATTGCAGTTATAAGTGGGTCCAAGCCCCTGTTGAACAGGCGCCGCAGCCCCAGTATGCGCCGCAACCTCAATACGCACAGCAGCCTCAGTACGCGCCGCAACCCCAATACGCACCGCAGCCGCAACCCGTTCCGCAGCCGGCACCGGTCGCCCAAGTCCCTGAGCCCCAGCCGATTCCTGAGCCCGTTCCCGAGCCGGAGCCAGAGCCAGAGCCAATTCCGGAACCAGAGCCCATTCCAGAACCCGAGCCAGAACCCGAGCCAGAGCCGGAGCCGGAACCAGAGCCGGAACCAGAGCCGGAGCCGGAACCCGAGCCGGAACCAGAGGAAGAGGAAATAGAGCTCTCGCAGGAAGAACTGGATGAGATGCTTGGCACCGATGATGACATAGAACCCATCGAATCCACGGTCGGCTCCGACGATTTAGATGACGGCGATTTAGATGACTTGGAAATTGACCCCGAAGACATTCCTGATCCGGAACCCCTTCCGCAATCGCTGACAGGGCCGGAGATGCGGTTTGAAGATGATTCCGGCATGGGGCTTGGCAAGAAAATCGCCATTGGTGTCGTCATCCTAATCTTTGCCATCTTGGGCGGAGTAATCTTTGCGAAGAAGCAAATTATCGCCATGGTCCCGGCAGTGGCCCCCGTCTATTCAGCACTGGACCCGGTCCTGGGTATGCTCGACTTTGGCGGTCATGATATAGGCGAAGGGTT
Coding sequences within:
- a CDS encoding OmpW family protein, which gives rise to MSRKFGFKTFVWAILPIVVIAGLATSAPVFAKDKGDILIRLRGLSFNPDVDGTTDQFGGSAGVDSTVIPELDFSYFFTDNIAAELILATTKNRVKVDNSTLGDLNLGTVRLLPPTLSLQYHFLPKGRLSPYLGVGLNGTFFFDVDAGSQFIDVDYTHTLGYAFQGGLDVKINDKWSINLDVKKFFIDTDITVNGGVATAPDTDLDPWVIGVGFGFAF
- the ftsE gene encoding cell division ATP-binding protein FtsE, which gives rise to MDEIESVIRFENVGLRYGLGPEVLRDISFELGTGSFHFLIGESGAGKSSLLKLMYLALKPSRGLISLFGRDIATTPRVDLPALRRRIGVVFQEFRLLEHLSTFDNVALPLRVAGIREADVQTHVAELLSWVGLKDHMKSRPPTLSGGQQQRVAIARAVIARPKILLADEPTGNVDDKMALRLMHLFDELNKLGTTVIIATHNEHLVKNLGHPCLVLEAGNLVTTESTSENNSTSAAETKSNHRSGTAA
- a CDS encoding DUF3426 domain-containing protein: MIINCASCSTRYAIDIQLLAPSGKTVRCSNCSYKWVQAPVEQAPQPQYAPQPQYAQQPQYAPQPQYAPQPQPVPQPAPVAQVPEPQPIPEPVPEPEPEPEPIPEPEPIPEPEPEPEPEPEPEPEPEPEPEPEPEPEPEEEEIELSQEELDEMLGTDDDIEPIESTVGSDDLDDGDLDDLEIDPEDIPDPEPLPQSLTGPEMRFEDDSGMGLGKKIAIGVVILIFAILGGVIFAKKQIIAMVPAVAPVYSALDPVLGMLDFGGHDIGEGLDLKDIKYEPDVVNGKDFLTVKGKVTNTTDKRQVLPAIRITLGDAEGNPITSVDILPIKQSLRANETISFTSKKFEKPGIARKVNINFIDPASDEGKEK
- a CDS encoding 1-acyl-sn-glycerol-3-phosphate acyltransferase, whose product is MQAILSLIYVFTFISWSTFIVILNGILLPFPRSVSQAIIRVWMYVTMWLLRTIVGLRYEIRGMENIPDGPAIFASKHESAWDTAIYYLLDRDPAYILKKELLRIPLYGLTLRKAGHIAIDRAGGASTLKQVIRETRRALGEGRKVIIFPEGTRSLPGQPGTYQPGVAAIYKDADVPLIPVAVNSGSFWGRSGYMKYPGCIVMEVLPAIPQGLDRKTFMKELQSQVDGASERLRLEGEAKYSLQPATEVQNK
- a CDS encoding YdcF family protein, coding for MARPQRNNSLRRFFSGLLGILLIVGFGWGIGLFIFADAIPSHVENAEPSADAIVVLTGGSGRLSAGLKFLAEKRAKKLFVSGVYKGVDVKRLLTLYQNAPAELACCVEIGEDAANTEGNAIETAAWIKKQNYKSLIIVTSNYHMPRSLLEFRYAMPTAEFSPHSVLPVTFKRDRWWAWPGTAGLLMREYNKYLLVWIRHAGQKLLQNN
- a CDS encoding cell division protein, which codes for MLTKFLGRRADLPLDRDSLGRYLPFLIAFMVYLAIMALMGLAVLNALTEKWDKGVAGTLSVQIAPTDTPSQDAVLLQAVLRAVRATDGVASAEPLSKGRIFALLEPWLGAVSGSEELPIPALIDVKLKPGVQIDVAALSKRVSAISPGISVDDHRVWLDQLVRLLRTIEGLAALVLALITVATVGTVVFTTRTSLAVHQGAIEVLHLIGAQDVYVAGQFAHRALVLGLKGGFLGLLLAAPTLWGIRALAEQMDSGLIPEFNMTMVHWSALVFLPIIVALIAMLTARVTVMRNLGRML